A window of Corythoichthys intestinalis isolate RoL2023-P3 chromosome 14, ASM3026506v1, whole genome shotgun sequence contains these coding sequences:
- the LOC130929944 gene encoding ETS domain-containing transcription factor ERF-like translates to MTAVLFPDWAYKPVWSPGSRQVQLWHFLLELLGSGGQGAAIGWGREWGEFVIRDPERLARLWGERKGKPHMNYDKLSRALRYYYNKRILQKTKGKRFTYKFNLSKLILVKYHLQPSYHQILQSHPLPFGLLSSNSGLPVQAFQPNLLLSPYCLPHQHHHFHHHPIPPAPLHQTPSPFIAWQNYLSCGMQTLAEEGGH, encoded by the exons ATGACTG CAGTGCTTTTTCCCGACTGGGCCTACAAGCCTGTGTGGTCTCCGGGCTCACGTCAGGTACAATTGTGGCACTTCCTGCTGGAACTGCTGGGCAGCGGAGGCCAGGGCGCCGCCATCGGTTGGGGGCGCGAGTGGGGCGAGTTTGTCATTCGCGACCCCGAGAGGCTTGCCCGGCTGTGGGGCGAGAGGAAAGGAAAGCCACACATGAACTACGACAAGCTCAGTCGAGCACTAAG GTATTACTACAACAAGCGCATCCTGCAAAAGACCAAAGGCAAGCGATTCACATACAAGTTCAACTTGAGCAAACTCATCCTGGTCAAGTACCATCTGCAGCCATCTTATCATCAG ATACTCCAGAGCCACCCTCTTCCCTTTGGTCTCCTTTCCAGCAACAGTGGTCTTCCAGTCCAGGCATTTCAGCCTAATCTGCTTTTGTCACCGTACTGCCTCCCTCATCAACATCATCATTTTCATCATCATCCCATCCCACCAGCACCTCTTCACCAGACCCCTTCACCTTTCATTGCCTGGCAGAACTACCTCAGCTGCGGAATGCAAACTCTAGCTGAGGAAGGAGGGCACTGA